The DNA sequence TCCAGCGCACGCGCTGCTGGACACGGAACGGAAGCGGCACATGTGTCGTCACGATTTCGCTGACAGAGGTTCGGGGAAGGTCCTACGCCCGTTCGCCGGTGTAGAATGGTAGCATACGGCAGCGCCCCGCGGTCGGGGCCTGTAGTGTTCCCCCCCTCTGGACCGGAGGCCTCCATGCTCCGCACGATCTTGGTGCCACTCGACGGCTCGGCGCTGGCCGAACGCGCCCTGCCGATCGCCATGGACATCGCCCGCCGCGCCGGCGGTACCGTCCACCTCGTCCGCGCCCACGTCCCGCTCGCGATCGTCGGCGCAACCGCCGAGGGGGTGTTCACGCAGGACATGCTCGCCGCCGACGACGCGCTCCGCAATCGCGCGGTGCAGTACCTCAACGAGCGCGCCCACAATCTCGCGAAGGACTGGGGCGTGCCCGTCGAAGCGCACATCGAGGACGGCACGCCCGGTGCCTGCATCACCGAGGCCGCCGACCGCGTCAATGCCGGCTTGATCGTGATGACCACGCACGGCGCCGGCGGCTTCGCGCCCGGCTGGCTCGGCTCGGTCTGCGATGCCGTGATCCGTCACACGCATCGCGCCGTGCTCGCGCTCCCCGAGAACGACGCACACGGCGGCAAGCCCTTCGTGCCGAAGCGCATCGCGATGGCCCTCGACGGCAGTGCCCGCGCCGACGGCATCATCCCCGCCGCGCGCGACCTGGCCCTGCTCTTCGGCGCCGAGGTGGACGTGGTGCGCATGGTCGCGCCGTTCATCCCGAACGACGTCGCGAGCATCCTGACCAGCGAGCGCCCCGATCCCTACGGCATCGACGCCGAAGCGGCGGCCGCGAAGGAGGCCATCGACAAAGTCGTGAAGGGGCTCGCCGAGAGCGGACTCAAGGCCGAGGCCACGGTGCGCGTCGAGCTCTCGCCGGTGAAGGCGCTGCTCGCCCACGTCGAAGAAACCGACCCCGACATCCTTGCCCTCGCCACGCAGGGGCGCGGGTTCAGCCGCCTCATCGTCGGCTCGGTGGCCGACAAGCTCATCCGTGGCGCGAAGCGACCGGTGCTTGTGCTGCGGCCGATGAAGGACTGAGGGTCAGCGCGCAAACAGCGATGGCGTCACGAACGGCGCCATCGCGTACGTCACGAGGACCTCGTACGCGGCCTGCCGGTCGATGCGGCCCGCCGTGAGGATCCCCACGGCGCCCTTGCCGTGCTTGGTGCCGCGCTCGTTCGCGAAGCGGTCCATCGCGTGCCCCAGCTCCTCGCCATCGCGGATCAAGGCGGCGACGCCGTCCGGCAACGGCATCGCCAGCGAGCCGCCCACGCCCTCGCGTCCGTCACGGTGCACCACGACACACCACGCGCAGGTGCGCATGCCGTCCGGGCCGTCCACCACGCCGCCCTCGAGCCCCACACCGAGGTCGGCATCCGTCGCCTCGCGCGCCCGACGCGCCCGCTCGCGCGCGCCGGCAATCGTCTCGTCGTCTCCGAACGGTTGGTCCGGCACACCGCTCGCCACCACCTGCGGCGCGACCTCCGCCTCGGGGAAGTACGCCCGGAGCACGGCCGCAGCCGCCGCCAGCTTCACGGGATTGCCCGAGCCCACCGCTACGCGAACAGTCGTCATACCGCCCGAATCTAGGCGGCAGCGAGTATCTTCGCCCTGTGCCTGCACGCACTCCCGCCCCTGCTCCGGTCTTCATCGCCGGTCGGCTTTGGCTCGATTTCGTCAACACCGCCGACGCCCGACTCGGCCAGCGTGTGGACCTGCTGGCGACGTTCTCGGCATTCGTCGACTGGCTCGCGGCCGCGCAGGTCATCGACGCCGAACGCGCCGCGACCCTGCGACGTCGCGCGGTCGAGCAACCCAGCGGTGCCGCCGCCGCGCTCGTCGAGGCACAGCGTATCCGTACGCTGCTCCGGCAGCTCGCCGAGCAGGGCCGTGACGCCCGCGGCGCCGTGCAGCGCGCGCACGTCGTCGAGGAGATCAACCGGGTCTTGGGGCGTTCCGTCGGCACGCGACGCGTCGACGCGATGCCCGACGGCGGCTATGTGCGCAGCTTCGTGCCCGTGGGCGATGCCTTCGGCGGCCTGGTGATTCCCGTCGTCGAGAGCGCCGTCGACTCACTCGTCCGCGGCGAACTCGGCAAGATCCGCGGCTGCGCCGACCGCCGGTGCCCGCGCCACTTCGCCGACGACACCAAGAGCGGCACGCGGCGCTGGTGCGACATGAAGACCTGCGGCAACCGCGCGAAAGCAAAACGGCACCGCCAGAAGGCGGTGCCGTGAGGTCGCACGGCTATTGACCGTTACGCCTTGATGTAGCCCATCTCGGTCGCGTAGCCGCGGAGCTTCTCCTGCAGCAGGCGCCGGCCGCGGAACAGGCGGCTCTTGATCGTTCCTTCCGGGACGCCGAGCGCCTGGGCGATCTCGCCGTAGCGCAGGCCGTGCAAGTCGCTCATCACCACCGCCGCACGATACTCCTCCGGCAGGCCGTGGATGGCATCGACGATTTCCTGGTCGATGAATGAATCGTAGAACGTGCCTTCCGGATCGACGTCGCCGACCGCCTCGAACACCTCGCGGCCATCTTCGTCCTCGAGCGGCTGCACCTCGCGCGCGTCGATGCGACGCTTGCGGCTCACGAACGCGTGGTAGAGGATGGTGAACAGCCACGCGCGGATGTTGGTGCCGAGCCGGTACTGCTCCCAGCGTTGGAACGCGCGGAGCAGCGTGTCGGAGACGAGGTCTTCGGCCTCGTCGCGCACGCGCGTCAGCTTGAGCGCGAAGGAATACAGCGCGTCGAGCTGCGCCATCGCCTCCGCGTCGAAGCGCGCACGCCGATCGGCGCGCTCGCGCTCCGCGGCCCGATCATCCATCCCGAAGATGCCATACCCTGCTGCCATCGACGCCATCGTTCCCTCCGGAACTGTGCGATCTACGCTGCGGTCGTCTTCTTCACGTGGCCGGCCACGAACCGCTTGAGGTCCGTCGCCACGCCGTGCATCAGGCTCACGTCCCGCTTCATCCGCGCCATCGTCGTCGCGCCCTCGAGGGTCGCGACGATGAACCGCGCCAGACGCATCGGGTCCGCGTCATCCTCCAACCGATCCTTGACCTGGCCCAAGAGGCCCGCGATCTCGTCCGTCCACGAGCGGAACACGCGCGCGATCCGCACACGGAAGCCCTCGTCCATCGCCGCCATCTCGGTCGCCAGGGCGCCGAACGGGGACGCCGAGCGCCCCCCGCGCTCGGCCTGCAACGCGACGACCGAATCGATGAACACGTGGAGGCGTTCAATCGGGTCGAGCGTCGGTTCACGCAGGATGGCGAGGCCCCGCTCCGCGAGGACGTCGAACTGCCGCGCCAGTACTTCGTGGCCAAGCGACTCCTTGGACTTGAAGTAGTGGTAGAAGTGCGACTTGCCGCTGAGGCCGGCTCGCGCGATGACGTCATCCACTGACGTCTGCACGAAGCCCTTCTCGGCGATCAGTTCCGCCGCGGCATCGAGGATTTGCATGCGCTTCTGGGTCACGGCGGTAAACTTAGGACCAACTAGTCCTAATCCAATAGAACTTAGGAAATATCTTATAAATCGTTGTTGTATAAGAACTTATAAACTGGACAGAGAGTTGGACTGGCTTGTGAAAGTGCAATAATTGGAATCTCTAGTACCGCGGTTCCGTACCGAGAGTACTAGTCTGCACCCAGAACGGCGCTCACCACGAAGGCACGAAGCACACGAAGGATTTTGAACCGCTTTGCCACAGAGACACAGAGGCACAGAGGTCTTCACAGAGCACTGCAAGAAGCAAATGCATGGGGGTCCGCACCGAAGCATCGGAGCGGACCCCCTAGGGTTTCTTGCGGTTCTCCGTGCGACCTCCGTGACTCTGTGCCTTCTATGTCGATTCGACGGTATGTTCGTGGGACAAGGGTGCGGGGCGAGCCCGGTCGTGCCTCGGTTCGTGAAGACCGCCACGGAGCAGGGGCCGCGCCCACCCATCACGATTGCCGAGAGCCCGGACGGTTGGGTGGTGCCCACGCCCGACGTGGAGCCCGCATGCGGAAGGCCGGTGCCGGCGGCGATCCCCACGCGGAGGTCCGGATGTTTGTCGGCATCGATGTGGCGAAGGCGACCGTCGTGGTCGCGCTCCATCCGAGCGGCGAGACGTGGACGACGGGCACGAGCGCCAAGGAGTTGCGCGCGCTCGCGCGGCGCCTCGCGGCGCTGCGGCCTGCGCACGTCGTGCTCGAGCCCACCGGCGGCTACGAGCTCCCCGTGCTGATGGCCCTCGGCGCGCAGGCCCTGCCGGTGAGCCTCGTCGCGCCGGCGCGCGTGCGCGAGTACGCGCGCTCGCACGGGCAGTTCGCGAAGACCGACGTGCTCGACGCGCGGATGCTCGCGCGCTTCGCGGCCGAGCGGCCCGTGCAGGCCGTCACGCTCCCCGACGCCGCGCACCGCACCCTGATGCAGCTCGTCGCCCGCCGGCGCCAGCTCGACGAGATGCTCGTCGCCGAGCGGCTGCGCCTCGACCAGCAGCGGCTCTTCCCCGACTCGCCCGTCGTCGCCGACATCGAGGAGACGATCGCGTTCCTCGAGGCGAAGGGGCGCGACCTCGACCGGCAGCTCCAGGCCCACATCGCCGCGCACCCGCAGTGGCGCGAGACGGCCGCGCTGCTGCGCAGCGTCCCCGGGATCGGCCCCGTGACGGTCGCGACGCTGCTCGCGTTCCTGCCCGAGCTCGGGACGCTCTCGCGCCGCGAGATCGCCGCCCTGGTCGGCGTCGCGCCGCTCGCGCAGGACAGTGGCGCCTGGCACGGCCGGCGGCACATCCGCGGCGGTCGCGCCGACGTCCGCCGCGTGCTCTACATGGCCGCGCTCACGGCGGCGCACCACAATCCCGCGCTCAAGGCCTTCTACGCGCGGCTGCGCGCGCGCGGCAAGACGGCGAAGCAGGCGCTCACCGCCTGCAGCCGCAAGCTCATCGTCGTCTGCAACACGATCCTCAAAACGAAGCAGCCGTGGCAGGCCCCGAGGCCCGCCACGGCATAACTCCTCACCTTCGAGACACGGTTGCTCCGTGGCGAGGTCGTTGCATTTCCTTCTTTTGCTGCGTGCCTTCGTGGTGAAAGCAGTTATCGCTTCCGCCGCCCACCCTTCGGATACGGCGGCCGAGGCCCACGCCGCTCGTCTCGTCGGTCATCGCGTCGCCCATCGCGCCGCTGCGGCCGACGCTCGGCCTCGCCGCGCATCCACGGCCGCGCCAACTCCTCCTGCGCCGCCTCGAGCGAATCGGCCTTGATCGTCCCGCGCTGCCCACGCCCCACGGCGAAGCGCAGCGGCCGATCCAACACCGGCAACTCTTCTGCCACCATCGTGCGCGCCAGCTTCTCCGGAATGTGCAGCCGCGCCACGCCGCGCGGCCCTTCCGGCGTCTCTTCCACTTCGTAGTGCAGCGAGACCTCGCGGTCGCGGATCGTCACGTGCGACGGCAGGCGCATCAGCCGCCCGCGCTCCGCCGCCGGAATCCACTCATCCGGATCGAACACCAGCTTCGCCGCGCGAAACTCCGCCATCGAGTTCACGCCAGCCAGCTGCCGCTCATACCAGGCCGCAAGCTCCGCCTGCGAGATGCGCGGCATCGCGCCACCGCTGCGGCGCCACGCCTCCCGCACCTCTGCAATGCGCGGCTGGTTCTGCGGCATGCTCGCATGCCGGGCCTCGCCGCGTGCCAAGGCCTCGGCGAGCACGCGTCGCGCCTCGGCTTCCTTGCCCGGCGGGAAATCCGCGATCGCTTCGCGCTCCCGCTCCAACTCGAAGCCGAAGTACTCCAGCCGCCGCTCCAGCGCAAACGGGCGATCCCGCTGCTGCGGATCGTACACCAACTGCGGCGAGTGCCCCGTCGCGTACTTGCGGATCAGGTCGCGTCCGAGCTGCGTGCCCTCGATCCCCGCCCGCGCCACACCGAACTTGTCGGCGAAGTACCGCAGC is a window from the Pseudogemmatithrix spongiicola genome containing:
- a CDS encoding universal stress protein → MLRTILVPLDGSALAERALPIAMDIARRAGGTVHLVRAHVPLAIVGATAEGVFTQDMLAADDALRNRAVQYLNERAHNLAKDWGVPVEAHIEDGTPGACITEAADRVNAGLIVMTTHGAGGFAPGWLGSVCDAVIRHTHRAVLALPENDAHGGKPFVPKRIAMALDGSARADGIIPAARDLALLFGAEVDVVRMVAPFIPNDVASILTSERPDPYGIDAEAAAAKEAIDKVVKGLAESGLKAEATVRVELSPVKALLAHVEETDPDILALATQGRGFSRLIVGSVADKLIRGAKRPVLVLRPMKD
- the yjjX gene encoding inosine/xanthosine triphosphatase — protein: MTTVRVAVGSGNPVKLAAAAAVLRAYFPEAEVAPQVVASGVPDQPFGDDETIAGARERARRAREATDADLGVGLEGGVVDGPDGMRTCAWCVVVHRDGREGVGGSLAMPLPDGVAALIRDGEELGHAMDRFANERGTKHGKGAVGILTAGRIDRQAAYEVLVTYAMAPFVTPSLFAR
- a CDS encoding CGNR zinc finger domain-containing protein, translating into MPARTPAPAPVFIAGRLWLDFVNTADARLGQRVDLLATFSAFVDWLAAAQVIDAERAATLRRRAVEQPSGAAAALVEAQRIRTLLRQLAEQGRDARGAVQRAHVVEEINRVLGRSVGTRRVDAMPDGGYVRSFVPVGDAFGGLVIPVVESAVDSLVRGELGKIRGCADRRCPRHFADDTKSGTRRWCDMKTCGNRAKAKRHRQKAVP
- a CDS encoding sigma-70 family RNA polymerase sigma factor, translating into MASMAAGYGIFGMDDRAAERERADRRARFDAEAMAQLDALYSFALKLTRVRDEAEDLVSDTLLRAFQRWEQYRLGTNIRAWLFTILYHAFVSRKRRIDAREVQPLEDEDGREVFEAVGDVDPEGTFYDSFIDQEIVDAIHGLPEEYRAAVVMSDLHGLRYGEIAQALGVPEGTIKSRLFRGRRLLQEKLRGYATEMGYIKA
- a CDS encoding TetR/AcrR family transcriptional regulator, giving the protein MTQKRMQILDAAAELIAEKGFVQTSVDDVIARAGLSGKSHFYHYFKSKESLGHEVLARQFDVLAERGLAILREPTLDPIERLHVFIDSVVALQAERGGRSASPFGALATEMAAMDEGFRVRIARVFRSWTDEIAGLLGQVKDRLEDDADPMRLARFIVATLEGATTMARMKRDVSLMHGVATDLKRFVAGHVKKTTAA
- a CDS encoding IS110 family transposase, whose translation is MRKAGAGGDPHAEVRMFVGIDVAKATVVVALHPSGETWTTGTSAKELRALARRLAALRPAHVVLEPTGGYELPVLMALGAQALPVSLVAPARVREYARSHGQFAKTDVLDARMLARFAAERPVQAVTLPDAAHRTLMQLVARRRQLDEMLVAERLRLDQQRLFPDSPVVADIEETIAFLEAKGRDLDRQLQAHIAAHPQWRETAALLRSVPGIGPVTVATLLAFLPELGTLSRREIAALVGVAPLAQDSGAWHGRRHIRGGRADVRRVLYMAALTAAHHNPALKAFYARLRARGKTAKQALTACSRKLIVVCNTILKTKQPWQAPRPATA